A region of the Osmia bicornis bicornis chromosome 1, iOsmBic2.1, whole genome shotgun sequence genome:
gtttcgttccaataatttcgcttatttcaaggtttttattcacttatatacacgtttatcaattcttaaatgtttcaatttgatccaaagatggttttattttgcttcatacctaaattttcttgaaaccactgtaaatatttcaaatatcatgcttcacaacaccaaactacttcgaaGGAActttatatcacatttataacaattttatactaccacatcacttctacttgccatagttgcaacgtttatgtcttgtttatacataattaatacaaaatagcgtatattactacagcttttaattaaaaaagacggtaattacaattccgagcacaggactctgtttttgaaaataggactcccgattgtcacgtgagcggtgttgccacgttgttcagcatggctagtactatACTCTGttcaacgagacgagtcaCCAAGTATAAACACGTGCACGTGAGCAGAACAGGGCCGACTTACGGGTTCCGGATCCCCAAATCGCATCGTAAGATAAGCCTGAGATTGCATACAAGAGCCCTCGGCAAGGGACCACCATAACTTGGCCCTGAGTTGTAGCATGTGGCAGCCAATGACCGCAGTCGTAGAGCCGATTACGTGAAAACCGAGGGAGTTGTTTGTTTTGACTTGGtgactcgtctcgttgaaCGGAGTATAGAGTCGGCTGTGCGAAATCCCAGCTCTCTCACGCTCACCCAACCGCTCCGCTCGACCGCAGAAGCGGAAGTCACAAGCGAGGTTCCCAACAACGGAAAAATCCGTAGAGGTGGCAACACTGAGTCAACATGTCAAGGATGAACAAAAACGTATCGGACGAAAGGTCTGTTCTTACGTGAACACAAATCGTTCATtatcttttattattgttttaagAAATGACATTAAGTCGTATCCAAAAATATTtcgtgaaaattaatttagtttGTTTTACAATCTTACAAACTACAATTTGTGAAACGATAAACGCTAATGTTGAATCAAGAATAGAAGGAGAAGGATTTCATAGGTTAGGTATagtaaaatattgtatatacaCAGAATCtccattatttaatttaatcataatttgATAGATTCTACAATCAATGAATGCGATTTACTACAAAGCAAGTCATTTGATTTATTGGTGTAACTATGATTTTTGTCTGGGTTACGCAGAGTCCCTTTAGTGTTAGCTAAAATATTGTCTAGTGTTATTTAATTCTGCTATAATTTGTATTCAGTGTTTCatgtagtaataatattattgtatattttgtatttagTTCCATTATATATTGCACCTtgattcaaatatttattttgacTAAAGTTTTCTTTGGGAGATCTATAATTATTGACCGTTCCATATATATTCTGATCGTAtttgataaaagaaatttaaatattattttatttgaacttTGTAGCACCTAATATCTTAGATAGTGTCTGGAATATATTTTCTCTATATTTTACTGACCTTCAATACTTTTTATGTGAGTAACAGTCAGAGCTAGATAAGTTTTAAGTAAAAAGTATTGGAAATAGTAATTgaaatacttttaattacataagatagtatttggaaatttataattacacaTGTGAATTTCACCACGAATTGGAACTATAATTTGGgataataaatttcttaaaatgtaGTAGAAATAATTCTTTTATGCTTCTGAACTTGCATTGATTATTTCATATATTatgtttcattattattatgtattaaaagTGCAGAGAACAATTATGAATGGCAGGACATATTAACAGTAAAGAgaatttaacacgttgaatgccaTGGTGGTCATTGGTGACAGATACTGCAAATTACACAtgcttgaataattaaaagaaaacaatagaaaaacattattttaaggAATATTGTTATGGTACACATAATGTAAAATGGTAAATAGAgagcttgaaatttgaaaattagctatttttattcttaatattTAGAGCTTTAATAAGTCATATAACAAATGGCCATTTTCACAGTGGCATTCAAtgtgttaatttatatatGAGAATGAACAATGCATCAGGTATGGCTTCATGAAACTAATACtctaatatttcattatgtgtacaatgaaaaaaatattcatttcaaaTAACTATTACCAGTTCttgttaaaaaatacatactgtGTATacttgtaatataaaataaatatttcaaacaatatttCACTTAGtattcaaattaatcaatattATAGTTTAAAAAGTAATCTCTCTAAGTATTATTATCACTATATATGAATAGGGAAATATGATTTCCAATAAGAACAAAAGCTATAAAACAATATATAAGCAGTAAATTTAGGTATATATGTTTAtgttgtttttaaatatactgAACTGTTATTAATGAAgatgaataagaaataaagaaacaatataaaaatctaaCATTAAGTTAGATTTGCAATCCATTTTAATTACATCAGATAGCGtccaaaataatttaataaaattacatgTTATAAGTATCGGCTCAACCTTTTTAACAGAAAAAACTATAACCTTttagttaaaattatttgaaaatgacaTGTACCTATAAGTATTTTTAAGTAATAAcctattctaaatatttattatgatttcaaattttcttgcagtaataaatatttactttaACGTAATTCATATGCAGTGTGGAATTTTGGAAGTTTTGCAGTATGCATTTTGGAATTTGAGACAGCATTATGGATTTTCAGAACCATTATTATGGAATTTAAGAACCTTGGAaccttagaattttagaattaaaaaattttggaatttttaaattttataattcctTAATCTTAGaactttggaattttagaatggtAAGGGGGCAGTTCACATTTTTAGTGGACCAAACTCAGCTCTGTCCTTATCTAGTTATGCCAATGCATACATTTTAACTCAAAAAGTGAAAATTTGCACCGTTGTAAGTTTGACATAAGAGGAGCGGTATATTTTATTCTGCCATCATTGTCTActcaattatataaataaatagcaTAAAGTTGAATAGAATGGATAATGAAGATTCAGATAACACTgctaaattatatttcataaaatgttgtaatttatttttaaaaatattatttacagatccttaaaatatcaaataaatttcGATAATCAAATATTGGGATGTTATGTTTCTATTTATTTGGAACTTCCATCTGGTTTGTACGTCAATGTTAATGAATTAAGTAATTTAAGAAGCCTCAGAGTTGTAAGTTAATAGTACAAAAGTATATTTTACTATACAAATCAATTCAAGCAGAAGCAATGATTCATCACAGTTGAAACTTACTTTATACTTCAGTTTTTAAAGAAtgagaatttaattattaaatctttCTGCCCCTTTTTTAGAATACAGCTTGTTTGATTGGAGAAACCAATATTGACATGTTCAGTGAAAAAGCAGAAATTCAGAAAGTTACTGTTTGTTCGTTTTTAAATGATATACAATGTATTATGAAACTACCAGTACATCAACGCTATCAATATGCCagtaaaaataatagataCGTGAATATCACTTTACCAAAACCCAAATTACTTTTAGGATGTAGAAAAAGGATTAAGGAATACAGAATTTCTAAGATAGATCTATGTTCTCCATGTACAAAACTTATACCCAAATGGAGAGAAATTCCCTATATTATggtatatattaaattgcattaatgataaagatattttttttaatgattctgaataggaatatatttttattttatagcaTACAGAACATGTATGGATAATACCAGCTGGTGATACAATGATTCTACCTACAGTAACTTATACcacattattattaacaattttatgtACAATTTATCTCATGCAAACAATTTTGAAATCTATGTCGAAACAACAtcaaaagaaagaataatacgtttgaaatataatgacaccaacattttctataaaattctAACGAAGTAATATTTACtcattatgttacatttttataataaatattaaatataatacacACATTATgagtattaaatataatacataaacATTTATATACAATCATCACacttttaaaacattttttatctaCTCAGAAGTTTGAATGAATAGATATAATATTCATATTAATGAATAAGAAATAGGGAAATCTGTATACTTTTTAGTCATATTACAGCAACTACATAATCAATAATTCCTTATTTTGGGCAGTAGAAATGTTACTGTACTTATGATAGTTGTAATGATTTTCATAATGTTACTTATTTTATTGTCATGGTACTATGAATCTCTTTCTAtgtctgtatttttattatcttttcgtgtctcttctttttctcttacaTGTTCATTTTCCATTGATGATGTATCTACTGTATTCGAAGAtgagttttttattttattctggGGATCATTCCATGGTTGAATTGTACTTGTACCAAataagataaataataaatttccgACTATGTATATTATAGctgataagaaaaaaatactcTTCCATTGCGACAGATCAgtctaaaaaataaaaagaatataaaaagcAATTATCGTTTACTTTTACTACATTTTCATAATCTTCTATTAACAAATTATTGatgaatatataaaaaatataaaaaaatcgaAATCATATCAAAGGCATTGGCGCAACTAGGATCATTGCTTGGAGTGGGCGATATACATTACCACcatctttaaccctttcgtagGCGGTGGACATTGTTTTTCCCACCCTCACTAATTTCGCCCCTAAAGGGGCCGGCGTTTTTTGGGGACTAATCTGTCCCCATATTGCCCAATGAACGCTATCATCCACGCGCCTCGGGGATAGGCTGGCAGTACCGCCAATCCCAAACCCCGcgcattttttaaatttctccCTCTTTTCCTTTCCATACTTTTACTTCTATATCCCTGTCCATACTTTTAGAGTCTCATCTTAATcggtatgtgtgtgtgtgcgcgttcGTGCGTGTGTAAATGTATGTGTTTGTGTGACCCCCTTTTAGTTGCCTCTTACGGCAGGCAGAggataccgtggccgtattctaaaccccccgagccacagggggtATTGTTTGTTTTTCCCACGAATTGAAGTCATTAATACACGCAGTTTCAAAGTACAAAACATTGGATTAGGTAATTATAACATCTACCAACCCTAATTGCAAAATACAATACaaaaaagaatgaattgattttattgaagtcaatatatatttaacttaatattctttatgttgaaatttttactttctcacgtccatgaaagggttaaatctaacttaatcagaatattaattaatacattttGTTCATAGTTTCATGTAATGAGAATATTTATCGtatatattgtttttaattacattaccTACATATTGTTTTGTGGCAGGATTGTAAATCTTAATATTTTAGGGTTTttcaactttagaattttagaactttTCAACTTTGGAATTCTAGAATTTCtgaattcttaaattttagatatttagaattatgaaattctaaaatcttGAAAAGGTATCGCAGGATAAGAtagtcaaaagtgcccttgagccgattttacTTCACAATGCACCGTTCGATAGCTtatcccaaaaaaccatggtacaccaagtttcaaccctgtacctcaaccgggagggtagttacagggtaagaaagcaaaagtagtttttgccaGATTTATCCTATTTAACAATATGcaaaaaatctgcaaaaattctaaaatattctagacatgtttctttatgattgtgaattttttcagatttttcggttgcaaatcccaggcgtgaaaaatcaaaaacgcaaagaaaagtcgaaaaattgagatttcgggtagaagctttcgagcgactagatttttactttcacagtagttagatattagcatgactaTTATCACCAAtttttttcacatttttagGTATGGTGCATCGtacttacaaaaatcaaaaaccgtcATTTTCGGAATATTTAGTGCGATAACTTGAGAaatatcttcaatttttacatttcctttatatAGTTAGTGGATtgtgttattttttatatttttgcgttggatggagcaagatctgaatggagagaataaagttattgtaaataattgaaaatcacGCACCTTATcttctgaaatattagaaagtttttcaacgATGACGGTGGGTGAATGGGTAACCTGTGGaaccgcctccgaaaaggttgaaatatatttattattctatttaacGATTCGGTAGACTGTATTaataatagctgtggaatacagatataaatgaaatagaaattattttatactttttagtgcatatcgaagtcggattttttttttgttaaaaattatgttatttcACACCTTTTAGTGGAACGACCAGTATTCGAAGGATACagtattagcaaccaattggcaaagaaactgacgaagtttacttacagggacaactttgaaaaatcgcgatcggtatattccttggagggtaaccctaaagaataggctttctattataataacaatagttattatcaataagaagttacataaattttgggaaatggaatcatcgtggaatgatctacgaaatgtgaaaactttcatcgcaatcggtgcattccttgaaccagaacgtattttgcaataatgaaaaccgttcgaaataaaaaagtgcgaaatgtttttataacgggaccaatggggagttgtactgtacaagatgcaaaaagtttcattccgattggtccatccgtctcggagtaatcagcgaacgtacatttagaaaaaaaagtcgttaggaataaaaaaaacaatgcaaaatatttttttacgggaccaatggggagttgtactgtacaagatgcaaaatgtttcattcggattggtccatccgtctcagaataatcggtgaacatacaccgcacgtacatgaaatagtacgttttttgcaataaaaaccgttcggaatgaaaaaatatagaatgtttttttgaCGGGACCAATGGagagacatactttagaagatgcaaaaggtttcgttccaattggtccatccgtctcgaaatattcggcgaacaaaggcagaaaaaataacaatagtttttcatgaatatctcgaaaactaaaggtttcctttaattatgcataatgaaaaagttgttcagaatcatgcccccgacaatatattaaaagatcattgaagtcattctatgttgagattagaaacttcccgtttttttgcaataaaaaccgttcggaataaaaaaatgcgaaatgtttttataacgggaccaatcggaagacatatcctacaagatgcaaaagatttcattccgtttggtccatccatctcggagtaatcggtgaacaaagccaggaaaaa
Encoded here:
- the LOC114881164 gene encoding uncharacterized protein LOC114881164 isoform X2, whose amino-acid sequence is MSRMNKNVSDERSLKYQINFDNQILGCYVSIYLELPSGLYVNVNELSNLRSLRVNTACLIGETNIDMFSEKAEIQKVTVCSFLNDIQCIMKLPVHQRYQYASKNNRYVNITLPKPKLLLGCRKRIKEYRISKIDLCSPCTKLIPKWREIPYIMHTEHVWIIPAGDTMILPTVTYTTLLLTILCTIYLMQTILKSMSKQHQKKE
- the LOC114881164 gene encoding uncharacterized protein LOC114881164 isoform X1 — protein: MTLSRIQKYFVKINLVCFTILQTTICETINANVESRIEGEGFHRSLKYQINFDNQILGCYVSIYLELPSGLYVNVNELSNLRSLRVNTACLIGETNIDMFSEKAEIQKVTVCSFLNDIQCIMKLPVHQRYQYASKNNRYVNITLPKPKLLLGCRKRIKEYRISKIDLCSPCTKLIPKWREIPYIMHTEHVWIIPAGDTMILPTVTYTTLLLTILCTIYLMQTILKSMSKQHQKKE